A section of the Amblyomma americanum isolate KBUSLIRL-KWMA chromosome 2, ASM5285725v1, whole genome shotgun sequence genome encodes:
- the LOC144119808 gene encoding solute carrier family 13 member 2-like: MSSLCAVVAVGFPKELGNPMLADSPASWRLVLRCLPWDLILVRLGGSALQLVAKRSSASSWLLETALVDRIKPEVRPELCLIALLATTAVVAELDTADIDSHLIRSLLFLAERFERHPLYFVLPVVMQSRYVLLMPYTRPSLIFLRLHCNVRSAQLLWLGILIKVASSVGFVIAANTLLVV; the protein is encoded by the exons ATGTCCTCGCTTTGTGCTGTGGTGGCCGTGGGCTTCCCGAAGGAACTGGGCAACCCCATGCTGGCCGACAGTCCCGCCAGTTGGCGCCTGGTCCTCCGCTGCTTACCCTGGGACCTGATACTGGTGCGACTAGGGGGAAGCGCCCTGCAGCTGGTTGCCAAG CGTTCCAGTGCTTCTTCGTGGCTTTTGGAGACCGCGCTGGTGGACAGAATCAAGCCCGAAGTGCGGCCCGAATTGTGCCTGATTGCGCTGCTCGCCACCACTGCAGTGGTCGCTGAACTGGACACGGCGGACATCGACTCACACCTCATCAGGAGTCTACTGTTTTTG gcggAGAGGTTCGAGCGCCACCCACTCTACTTCGTGCTGCCCGTGGTGATGCAGTCTCGCTACGTGCTGCTCATGCCGTACACACGGCCGTCGCTCATCTTCCTGCGCCTGCACTGCAACGTACGCAGCGCGCAACTT ctctGGCTTGGAATCCTGATCAAGGTCGCTTCCTCCGTAGGCTTCGTGATAGCAGCCAACACGCTGCTTGTTGTGTAG